Sequence from the Enhydrobacter sp. genome:
GATCGTCTCATTCGACCGGCGCGAGCTCAGCCGGTTGCTCAACCTCTACAGCATGAGGGTCGCCACCGGCGAGTGGCGCGACTATGCCATCGACTTCCGTCCCGGCATGGCGATCTTCTCGATTTTCCGCCACACCGCCGAACAGCCGCTGTTCGCCATCGCCAAGGTGCCCGGCTCCACCGCCGGCGGGTCGGGCGGCTACATGGTCTACAACGGACCGCGCAAACTGGCCCACGGCGACAATCTCGAAGACGTGCTCAGCGTCTTCGACCGCAAGCTCCGCCTGCTGCTGAGCTGACCTATTTCTTCTCGGTCGTGGCCGCGCCGATGCCGGCGCCAACGGCGCCGCCGATCAGCGTCGGCGCCAGCAGCGGCCAGCCGGCGATAGCACCGACCGCCAGTCCCGTGCCGGCGCCGATGGCACCACCAGTCGCGGCCCGCTCGCCCCAGGTCTCGCCGCAGGCGGACAGCGTCAGGGCCACGGGAATGAGAGCAAGTGCAACGAACCTGATTTTCATGTTGGTACCTCAGAGGGATGAGGCACCTTGTAAAATTTCAGAGATTACGTCAATAAATTCTTATAACTATATGATTTATATATAATAATTACAGTATCTTCTGATAGTCTTCGGGCTTGAAGCCGACCACGACCGCACCGCCCGCCTCGAGCACGGGCCGCTTGATCATCGACGGCTGGGCCAGCATCAGGGCGAGCGCCTTCTTCTCCGTCAGCCCCTCGCGCTCGCCGTCCGGCAGCTTGCGGAAGGTCGTGCCGGCGCGGTTGAGCAGCCGTTCCCAGCCGAGCCGCGCCGCCCATGCCTCGAGCCTGTCGCGACCGATGCCCGACTCCTTGTAGTCGTGGAACCGGTAGTCCACTCCCCTGGCGTCGAGCCAGGCGCGCGCCTTCTTCATCGTGTCGCAGTTCCGGATGCCGTAGATCGTGACCTTGGCCGCCATGCGCGGCGCCTCACGGGCTGGCGTGGCCGATGAAGCGGTCGGGCGGCCGTTCGCCCCATTGCGACTGCAGGCCCTCCTCCGCGCTCAACAGGTTGCCCGGCGTCGAGGCGTTGAGCCGGTCGGTGTCGGCCCAGCGCTCGTGCACGCGGCCCCACGGATCGGCCCAGTAGTCGAAGACCTGGCTGCCCAGCAGGTGCCGGCCGATGCCCCACATGTGCTCGTACTTGCCGAGCTTCTTCAGGTACTCGTGATCCTGGAAGACGGCGTCGATGTCGTGCGCCTCGAACGAGACGTGGTTGAGGCCGGTCTTCTCGTTGTGCACGCAGAACAGCACGTGATGGTCGACATAGTCGTCGCCGCGGTCGAGCCGGCTGAACGCGCCGATCAGATTGTCCTTCTCGCCGGCATAGACGTCGTCGGAGCAGATCATGCCCAGTGTCTCGCGAAACCAGCGCACCGTCTCCTTCACCCTGGGTGTCGCCAGCACGCCGTGCCCGATGCGCTGGATGGTGGTGGGCGACCTGGTCAACCGCATCAGCCGGCCGGCGCGGCGCAAGGGTTCGCTTCCCGAGTTCAGCAGGTCGCGCCCGAGCCTGATCGGCTCGACCCTGCCGAGGCCGGCGACGAGCTCGACCTGATAGCCGTTGGGCTCGGTCAGCCGCACGCGCTTGCCGCCGCCCGGCTCGTTCAGCGTCTCGATGCCCGACGCGCCGGGCAGCCTGGCGGCCCGCGCGAGGTCGTCCTCGTCGCGCACGTGATAGGCGAAGCCGATGAACCTGGTGCCGCCCTTGTGCGTGACATGCAGGTGATGATGGTCGTCGGCGCCCCGCATGTAGAGCGCATCAGGCGTGCGCTCGGCGCGCACGAGGCCGAAATGCGTGAGGAATTCCTCCATCGCGTCGAGGTCCGGCGCCTCCATGCGCGGATAGGCGAAGTCGGCAACCTTGATCGCGGGCATGGCTTCCTCCCAAACTGCGGCGAAACGCTAGCGTTCCGCCCGGGCGTTGAAAAGGAGGGAATGAATGTCCAAGCCGCCACCGCCGAATCCACGCGATGCCCTGCGCGCCTTCGCGCCCAAGCTGATCGACCTCACCGACAACGTGCTGTTCGCCGACGTGTGGGAGCGGTCCGGCCTCTCCAAGCGCGACCGCAGCCTGATCACCTGCGCCGCCCTGGTCGCGCTCAACAGGACCGAGCAGCAGGTCGGCCACTTCCAGCGCGCCATCAACAACGGCGTCAAGAAGGAGGAGCTGATCGAGCTCATCACCCACCTCGCCTTCTATTCGGGCTGGCCGACGGCGATGTCGGCGGCAAACGTCGCCAAGCGCGTGTTCGAGGGAGAACCCAAGTGAAGCTCTGCTACTTCGACGACTGGCGCCTCGGCGTCGTCAGGGACGACCGGGTCGTCGACGTCACCGACGACGTGAAGAGCCTGCCCCATCGCGACACGCGCGACCTGATCGTGCCGCTGATCGACGGCTGGGAAAGCTGGCGGGACAGGATCGCCAAGGCGATCGAAGGCCGCGCCGGCGTCGCGCTCGGCGGCGTGCGGCTGCGCCCGCCGGTGCCGCGACCCGGCAACATCGACTGCATGGCCGTCAACTACATGGAGGACGGCACGCTCAAGGAGAAGCCCGCCATCAACGCCTTCCACAAAGCGGCGACGGCGGTGATCGGCGACGGCGACACCATGGTGCTGCCCGACGTGCCGGCGACCATCTTCGAGGGCGAGGCCGAACTCGCGCTGGTGATCGGCAAGCGCGCCAGCAACGTCAGCCAGGCCGACGCCTTCAAGCACATCTTCGGCTACACCTGCTTCATCGACGGCTCGGCGCGCGGCCTGCCGCCGCCCGGCAACGTGTTCTTCCAGATGAAGTCGCGCGCGACCTTCGCGCCGATCGGGCCGTGGATCGTCACTGCCGACGAGATCGCCAACCCGCAGAAGCTCGCCGTCGAACTGAAGAACAACGGCACGACCATGCAGAAGTTCAACACCGACGACATGGCGCACCAGATCCCGCGCGTCATCGAGTGGCTGAGCTCGATCCACACGCTGGAGCCGGGCGACATCGTCGCGACGGGGACCAATCATCGCGGCCTGCACTCCTTCATGGACGGCGACCGGATCGAGCTCACCATCGAGAAGGTGGGCACGCTGCGCATCGGCGTGAAGGACGAGCTGAAACGCAGCTGGGCGCGTACCACGCGCGCCCAGCACAAGGACAAGGGCGGCGACGGCCCGCACACGCCGCAGACCGGCGGCAAGTACGCCAAGGCGTGACTCGGGGAAGTGAGCGGGTGCGGAGCGCCTACTGGCGCTCCCACCTCTCGTCGTTCGACAGGAAGACCCTGGCGCCGACCGGGGTGAAATCGTAGTTCACGTCCATCGGCGGCTTGCGGTCGGCGCACTGGCCCTTGTCGCAAGTTCTGTTGACCCTGAGGTTGAACTGGCCGCCCGCCACGCCGTAGCTGCCGTGATGTTCGAGCCGCAGAGTGGAATTGTGGAAGTAGAAGGCGCCGTTGCGGTCGAACCGCATGATCACGGTCTGGCGCGGCTGCTGGCGTTCCCACTTCCAGGTGCCGACGATGTAGTCGGCCGACGAGGCGAAGATGCCGTCCGGCAGCTTGAGTTGCTGGGCCACGGCGGCGAACGGCAACGCCAGTGCGAGCAGCACCAGCATGACGAGTCTTTGCATCGGCTCCCTCCCCTCGCCCGATATTAGCACCCCTGAGCCGCAGCGGGGCGTCGAGGCGGGAAGGCGTCGCGGAAACCGCGGAAACCGCGCAAACTGTATAAATATCGTCACACGAAACGGAATCCTCCCCTACAAGTCCGATTCGCCCGCCGGATAGTCCCGCCCCGGAACCAAAACGGGTCGCCAAAATCGCCAAAATCGCCAAAATTAACCGCCTGCACAGCGTCACCTTCCGGCCAACACACCGCCGCTCGGCAACGCCATTCGGCGGCCGCTTCCGGATAGTCGTTTCATACTATAATTGTATGATCATCATACGACGCCGTCCAGCCCTTTCACGCCGCCGCGACGCGCGAAAGGGATCAGCGTCCCGCCGCCCGTATCGCCCGCCACACGTTCTCCGGCGTCGCCGGCATCGCCACGTCCGTGACGCCGAGCGGGGCGAGCGCGTCGACGATGGCGTTCATCACGACGGGCATGGCACCGACCGTGCCGGCCTCGCCGGCACCCTTAGCGCCGAGCGGGTTGTATTGCGTCGGCACCGGGTTCGACTTGATCTCCATGCTCGGCACCGTGTCGGCGCGCGGCATGGCGTAGTCGAGGAAGCTCGCGGTCAAGAGCTGGCCGCTCTCGCGGTCCCACACCACCTGCTCGCTCAGGATCTGGCCGATGCCCTGCGCCACGCCGCCGTGGATCTGGCCCTTGAGCCCGATCGGGTTCATCACCGTGCCGACATCGTCGACGACGAAATAGCGGTCGACCCTCACCGTGCCGGTGTCGGGATCGACCTCGACCTCGCAGACGTGGCAGCCGTTGGGAAACGTGTCCTTCTGGCCGAGATAGGTCGCGTTCTCGTAGAGCCCGCCCTCGAAGCCCTTGGGCCACTTGCCGGGCTGGAAGGCCGCCATCGCCACCTGCTTCAGGGTCACCGACCTGTCGGTGCCCGTGACCGTGAACCGGCCGTCGGCGAACTCGATGTCCTGCTCGCCCGCCTCGAGCAGGTGGCCGGCGAGCTTGCGGCCCTTCTCGATCACCTTGCCGGCCGCCATGAACAGCGCCGAGCCGCCCAGCACCGTCGAGCGCGAGCCGTTGGTGCCCATGCCGAAGGCGACCCGGTCGGTGTCGCCGTCGATGAACTGCACGTCGGCGGGATCGATGCCCAGCCGCTCGTTCAGGATCTGCTTGAACATGGTCTCGTGGCCCTGGCCCTGCGCCTTGGTGCCCATCAGCAGCGCCGCCGTGCCGCCCGGGTTGAAGCGGATCTCGGCGTACTCCGGCTGCGCCGTGCCGGCCGCCTGCTCGATGGCGTTGACGATGCCGAGCCCACGCAGCCGGCCGCGCGCCTTCGACTCCGCCGCGCGCGCCGGATAGCCCCCCACGTCGGCGAGCTTCAGCGCCATGTCGAGATTCTCCTCGAACCTGCCGCAGTCGTAGAACGGGCCGACCGGGCTCTGATAGGGCAGCGCCGATTCGGGCAGCATGTTCCTGCGGCGCAGCTCGATGCGGTCGATGCCGAGCTCGCGCGCCGCGTCGTCGATCAGGCGCTCGATGAGATAGATCGCCTCGGGCCGGCCGGCGCCGCGATAGGGCGCCGTCGGGTTGGTGTTGGACAGCACGCCGACGACGTTGATGTGCGCCACCGGAATCCGGTAGACGCCCAGCACCGTGCCGATCTGGCCGAACGGCGAGAGGAGATTGCGGTCGGAGCCGACATAGGCGCCGATGTTGGCCAGCATGTCGAGGCGCAGCGCCACGAACCTGTTGTCCTTGTCGAGAGCCAGCTCGACCTCGCCGATATTGTCGCGGCCGTGCTCGTCGGCCATCACCGCCTCGCTGCGCTCGCAGGTCCACTTGACCGGGCGCAGCAGCTTGCGCGCTGCCCACACCGTCAGGCGATGCTCGACATACTGCCAGCCCTTGGTGCCGAAGCCGCCGCCGACGTCCTGCGCGATCACCCGCATCTTGCTCTCGGGCACCTTGAAGACGTTCTGCGCCAGCATGTTGCGCACGCGATGGGGATATTGCACGTCGGCGTAGAGGATCAGCCGGTCCTCGCCCTGGTCGTAGACGCCGAGCGTGCCGCGCGGCTCCATGTACTGGGCGTGCACGCGCGTGATGACGTAACGTCGCTTGACGATCTTGGCCGCCGCGGCGAACGCGGCCTCGGTCTCCGCCTTCTTGCCGCGCTCGACGCTGTTGGAGATGTTGTCGGGGCAGTCGTCCCACACGGCGGGCGCGCCCGGCTTCACCGTATCCTCGGTCGCCGTCACCGACGGCAGCGCCTCGTAGTCGACGGCGACCAGCTCGGCGGCGTCCTTCGCCTGGGCGAGCGTCTCGGCGATCACCATGGCGACGGGATCGCCGACATAGCGCACCCGGTCGGTGACCAGCGGCGGGCGCTGCGGCGCGAACATCGGCTTACCGTCGGGCCGTTTGCGCGGCATGTTGGCCTTGGGCATGCCGAGGCCGTCCGCCGTGACGTCGTGTCCGGTATAGACCGCCAGCACGCCGGGCGCCCTCGCGGCCTCGGCCGTGTCGATCGAGCGGATCCGCGCGTGGGCATGCGGCGAGCGCACGAACACGGCATGGGCCTGGCCCGGCAGGTTGACGTCGTTGATGAACCGCCCCTGTCCGCGCAGCAGACGCGGATCCTCGAACCTCAGGACCGGCTGGCCGATGCCGTACTTGCCCATGCGCTTTCACTCCCCTGGCGCCCGAACCACTAGCACAAAGGGTCGGGTGATGCTCTATGCTGGCGTCGACAGGACACGGGAGTACGCCCAATGAAGAGCTACAAGGTCGTCGAGTTCGGACAGCCGCTGCAGAAGGTCGAGGAGCCGACGCCCCGGCCGCAGGGCGGCGAGGTGCTGGTGCGCATCACCGCCGCCGGCGTCTGCCACTCCGACGTCCATCTGTGGGAAGGCTTCTTCGACATGGGCGGCGGCAACAAGTACTCGACCGCCAAGACCATGAACCCGCCGCGCATCATGGGCCACGAGATCGTCGGCGTGGTCGAGGCGCTCGGTCCGAACGCGAAAGACGCCAAAGTCGGCGACAAGGCGGTGGTCTATCCGTGGATCGGCTGCGGCAAGTGCTGGTATTGCGACAACGGCACGGAAAACCTCTGCCCCTCGCCGCGCGCGCTCGGCGTCAACAACGACGGCGGCTACGCCGATCACGTGCTGGTGCCACACGCCAAGTACCTCTATCCCTACGGCAACCTGCCGGAGGAGCTCGCCTGCCTCTACGCCTGCTCCGGCATCACCGCCTTCGGCGCGGTCAAGAAGGCGGTCGGCCAGGATGCCGGCAAGCCGATTCTGGTGATCGGCGCGGGCGGCGTCGGCCTGATGGGCGTGCGCTTCGCCAAGGCGGTGCTGGGCCGCGAGCCGATCGTCGCCGACATCGACGAGAACAAGCGCAAGCTGGCGCTCGAGAACGGCGCCTCGGCGGTCGTCGATCCGCGCGAGAAGGAAGCGCGCAAGCAGGTCATGGAGCTGACCGGCGGCGCCGGCGTCGGCGCCGCGATCGATTTCGTCGGCGCCGAGGCGAGCGCCCAGTTCGGCTGGCGCGCGCTCGGCCGCGGCGGACGGTTGATCGTGGTCGGCCTGTTCGGCGGCACCTTCGCCACGCCGTTGCCGATGTTCCCCTTCACCGGCAACGCGGTGATGGGTTCGGTCACCGGCACGCCGGCCGAGATGAAGGAGATGATGGACCTGGTGACCGCCGGCAAGGCGGCGCCCGTGCCGATCGTCAGGCGCAAGCTCGACGAGGCCGACGCCACGCTGCAGGAGCTGCGCAAGGGCCTGATCATGGGGCGGGCCGTCCTCGTTCCCTAGCCCGCCGCCGTGAGCCAGGCGGGCCACGCCCTCCTCCACGCCTTCGAGACGGGAGCGCTCGCCCAGAGGCGGGCGTTTTTCCTGCGCGCCGAGCCGCTGCCGCTGCAGGACATCGACTGCGAGCAATCGTTCCGGCCCGACTTCCTGAAGCTCCGGCGCGCCGTGCCGCGACTAGAATCGGGCGCCTACGAACAGGGGCTCGTGCTCCTGACCAGGCACAAGGAGGAGAGCTTCGCCAACATCGCGCGGGGCTGGGCGCTGCTGGCGCCGGGTGGCCGGCTGATCTGCGCCGGCGCCAACGCCGACGGCGCGGCGACGCTGGAGAAGAACGTCGGCAAGGCCTTCGGCCTCGCCGGATCGCTGCCCAAGTTCCACGGCCGTGTCTTCTGGTTCGACAAGGGCGAGCGGGCGCCGCCCGACCATTGGCGGAAGCTCGCGACGCTGCAGCCCGCCGGCGACGGCTCGTTCGTCAGCCAGCCCGGAATCTTCTCGTGGGACCGCATCGACGACGGCTCGGCCCTGCTGGCGAAACACCTGCCGGACGATCTCGCCGGCCACGTCGCCGATTTCGGCTGCGGCTGGGGCTATCTGGCGCGCGCGGTTCTCGCCGGCGCGCCGGCGATCGCCAGGATCGACCTGATCGACGCCGAGCATCGCGCGCTGGAGGCGGCGCGCGCCAACGTCGCCGACCCGCGCGCCTCGTTCCATTGGCTCGACCTTGCGAGCGAACCGGCGCCCGCGACCTACGACGCCATCGTCTGCAATCCGCCCTTCCATGCCGGCCGCGCCGCCGAGCCCCAGCTCGGCCAGCGCGTCATCGAGGCGGCGGGGCGCGCGCTGAAGCCGGGCGGCCGCCTCTACTTGGTTGCGAACCGCGGCCTGCCGTACGAGCCGACCTTGAAGCGGCACTTCGCGAGTTTCGAGACGCTCGCCGACAACAACAAGTTCCGCGTCAGTCTCGCTATCCGGTGAACTGGGCGGCGATCAGGAACTCCCTGTTGCCGTCGGCGCCCTCGATGGGACTGTCGGTCACACCGAGCACGCGCCAGCCGGGCTGAGCGGCGAGCCAGGCCGCGATCGTGTCGCACACTTCTTGGTGCAGCTCGGGCTCGCGGACGATGCCGCCCTTGCCGACGCGGCCCTTGCCGACCTCGAACTGCGGCTTGATCAGCGCCACCAGGTGCGCGCCGGGCGCAGCCAGCGCCAGCGCCGCCGGCAGCGCGGTGCGCAGGCCGATGAACGAGGCATCGCAGACGACGATGTCGACAGGCTCGGGCACCTCGGCACGCGTGACGTCGCGGATGTTGGTCTTCTCCATCGAGACGACGCGCGGGTCGGAGCGCAGCTTCCAGGCGAGCTGGTTGGTGCCGACGTCGATGGCATGGACCTTCGCCGCGCCGCGCTGAAGCAGGCAGTCGGTAAAGCCGCCGGTCGAGGCGCCGACATCGAGGGCGACGCGGCCGTCGACGGCAATGCCGAAGTGATCGAGCGCCTTGGCGAGCTTCAGCCCGCCGCGCGAGACATAGGGGTGGGGCTGGCCGCGCACCTCGAGGGCGACGTCGTCGGCGACGTTCCGGCCCGGCTTGTCGAGCCGCTCCGTGCCCGCGAAGACCAGGCCCGCCATGACCAGCCGCTGCGCGGCGGCGCGGGTTTCCGCCAACCCCCGCTCGACCAGCGCCACGTCGAGACGCGTCTTCGCTTTCGCCATCGTGCCCCCCTGCTACCATGGCGCCCATGAGCATGAAACTTCTGGAGGGCGAGCGCGCCCTGATCACCGGCTGCTCGGGCGGCATCGGCCGGGGCATCGCGAGCGCGCTGAAGGCCGAAGGCGCCACCGTTCTCGGCAGCGACATCAACGCGCCGCCGGCGGAGGACGGCATCGATTTTCTGCCGTCGGATCTTTCCAGACGCGACGGCTGGAAGAAGCTGCTCGACGGTGCCGTCGCCCGTCTCGGCACGATCTCGCTGTTCGTCCATTCGGCCAGCCCGCGCCGCCTCGAGGTCGACACGCCGCTCGCGGTCTCCGAGGAGACCTGGGACGCGATGGTCGACGTCAACCTGCGCTCGGGCTTCTTCCTCGGACGCGAGATCGGCCGCCACATGCGCGACAACAAGATCAAGGGCCGCATGCTGCTGATCACCAGCCAGCACCGTTCGACGGCCCGCAACCTGCCGCACTACAGCGCCTCGAAGTCGGGCATGACCATGGTGATGAAGGAGCTGGCGCGCGTGCTGGCGCCCGACGGCATCCGCGTCAACGCCATCGCGCCCGGCGCCATCCCGGGCGGCGGCTTCGTCGCCGACGACCTCGACGCGCTGGTGGCCCAAATTCCCCTCGGCCGCGCGGGGACTCCCGACGACATCGCCCAGGCGGCCGTCGCCGTCCTGTCGGAAAGATTTGGTCGCTATGTGGTGGGCACCACAGTGGAAGTCGATGGCGGCATAGGACTTTTGAGCTGGATCCCGGCCAAGGCTTGACCCTTGGCCCGCGTTGGGTCTGAGTTACGCCCCGCAAAGCTCCAGAGAGGATTCACCATGACGCTGCGCATCAACTCCACCGCGCCGGATTTCAAGGCCGACACCACCCAGGGCCCGATCGAGTTCCACAAGTGGATCGGCGACGGCTGGGCGATCCTGTTCTCGCATCCCAAGGACTTCACGCCGGTCTGCACCACCGAGCTCGGCTACATGGCGGGCCTCAAGCCCAAGTTCGACGCCATGAACACCAAGATCATCGGCCTGTCGGTCGATCCCGTCGGCAACCACGAGAAGTGGTCGAAGGACATCGAGGAGACCCAGGGCCACAAGGTCACCTATCCCATGATCGGCGATCCCGAGCTCAAGGTGGCGACCTTGTACGACATGCTGCCCGAGGGCGCCGGCACGACGTCGGAAGGCCGCACCGCCGCCGACAACGCCACCGTGCGCTCGGTGTTCATCGTCGGCCCCGACAAGAAGATCAAGGCGATGCTCACCTATCCGATGAGCACCGGCCGCAACTTCGACGAGGTGCTGCGTCTGCTCGAGAGCTGCCAGCTCACGGCCAGGCACCAGGTCGCCACGCCGGTGAACTGGAAGCACGGCGAGGACGTCATCATCGTACCGACGGTCAACGACGAGGCTGCCAAGGCCAAGTACCCCAACGGCTGGAAGGCGCCGAAACCCTATCTGCGCATCGTGCCGATGCCGAAGTGACGACGGCCCATCCGCAAGCATAGAGCCGAGACCATGCCGGCCCGCTCGACCCGGATCGAGCGGGCCGGTCGTCGTTCAGGCCTGTTGACAATTCGGAACAAATAGAGAACATTCGCGCCCACAGGTTGGAGGGGCTGCGATGAGAGACATGGTCACCGGCAGTGGCGATACGACGCCGTCCTTGGCGTTCACGCCGTCGCATCGCAGCCCGCCACCGCTGACCACGGCTCGTCTCAGGCGCTTTCATGGCGGCATGAGCCGGCCGCGCTCGGTGCCGACCGATCGCCTCTTCTTCGCCGTGCTGCCCGATCCCGACACCGCCGCGCGCATCGCCGAACTGGCGCGGCGTCTGCGGACCCGGCACGGCCTGACCGGCGCGCCGATCCTGCCCGAACATCTCCACGTGACGCTTCTCCATGTCGGCGACGGCATCGGCCTGCCGCCGGGGCTGGTTGCAACGGCCATCGAGCGCACCGAGGCCGTGGCGATGCCGCGCTTTCGCGCCGAGTTCGACCGCGTGATGAGCTTCAAGGGCGGCCCGCTGGTGCTCGCCGGCGACGACAGCGTCATCGGCCTCGAGATCCTGCACCAGCGGCTGAGCGACGCGTTCGATGCGCGGCCGCGCCAGGCCCGCCGCTTCAAGCCGCACCTGACCCT
This genomic interval carries:
- a CDS encoding DUF2794 domain-containing protein; protein product: MSNLYRLADQRARRRIVSFDRRELSRLLNLYSMRVATGEWRDYAIDFRPGMAIFSIFRHTAEQPLFAIAKVPGSTAGGSGGYMVYNGPRKLAHGDNLEDVLSVFDRKLRLLLS
- a CDS encoding ArsC family reductase, whose protein sequence is MAAKVTIYGIRNCDTMKKARAWLDARGVDYRFHDYKESGIGRDRLEAWAARLGWERLLNRAGTTFRKLPDGEREGLTEKKALALMLAQPSMIKRPVLEAGGAVVVGFKPEDYQKIL
- a CDS encoding VOC family protein; the protein is MPAIKVADFAYPRMEAPDLDAMEEFLTHFGLVRAERTPDALYMRGADDHHHLHVTHKGGTRFIGFAYHVRDEDDLARAARLPGASGIETLNEPGGGKRVRLTEPNGYQVELVAGLGRVEPIRLGRDLLNSGSEPLRRAGRLMRLTRSPTTIQRIGHGVLATPRVKETVRWFRETLGMICSDDVYAGEKDNLIGAFSRLDRGDDYVDHHVLFCVHNEKTGLNHVSFEAHDIDAVFQDHEYLKKLGKYEHMWGIGRHLLGSQVFDYWADPWGRVHERWADTDRLNASTPGNLLSAEEGLQSQWGERPPDRFIGHASP
- a CDS encoding carboxymuconolactone decarboxylase family protein → MSKPPPPNPRDALRAFAPKLIDLTDNVLFADVWERSGLSKRDRSLITCAALVALNRTEQQVGHFQRAINNGVKKEELIELITHLAFYSGWPTAMSAANVAKRVFEGEPK
- a CDS encoding fumarylacetoacetate hydrolase family protein, with the protein product MKLCYFDDWRLGVVRDDRVVDVTDDVKSLPHRDTRDLIVPLIDGWESWRDRIAKAIEGRAGVALGGVRLRPPVPRPGNIDCMAVNYMEDGTLKEKPAINAFHKAATAVIGDGDTMVLPDVPATIFEGEAELALVIGKRASNVSQADAFKHIFGYTCFIDGSARGLPPPGNVFFQMKSRATFAPIGPWIVTADEIANPQKLAVELKNNGTTMQKFNTDDMAHQIPRVIEWLSSIHTLEPGDIVATGTNHRGLHSFMDGDRIELTIEKVGTLRIGVKDELKRSWARTTRAQHKDKGGDGPHTPQTGGKYAKA
- a CDS encoding xanthine dehydrogenase family protein molybdopterin-binding subunit; the protein is MGKYGIGQPVLRFEDPRLLRGQGRFINDVNLPGQAHAVFVRSPHAHARIRSIDTAEAARAPGVLAVYTGHDVTADGLGMPKANMPRKRPDGKPMFAPQRPPLVTDRVRYVGDPVAMVIAETLAQAKDAAELVAVDYEALPSVTATEDTVKPGAPAVWDDCPDNISNSVERGKKAETEAAFAAAAKIVKRRYVITRVHAQYMEPRGTLGVYDQGEDRLILYADVQYPHRVRNMLAQNVFKVPESKMRVIAQDVGGGFGTKGWQYVEHRLTVWAARKLLRPVKWTCERSEAVMADEHGRDNIGEVELALDKDNRFVALRLDMLANIGAYVGSDRNLLSPFGQIGTVLGVYRIPVAHINVVGVLSNTNPTAPYRGAGRPEAIYLIERLIDDAARELGIDRIELRRRNMLPESALPYQSPVGPFYDCGRFEENLDMALKLADVGGYPARAAESKARGRLRGLGIVNAIEQAAGTAQPEYAEIRFNPGGTAALLMGTKAQGQGHETMFKQILNERLGIDPADVQFIDGDTDRVAFGMGTNGSRSTVLGGSALFMAAGKVIEKGRKLAGHLLEAGEQDIEFADGRFTVTGTDRSVTLKQVAMAAFQPGKWPKGFEGGLYENATYLGQKDTFPNGCHVCEVEVDPDTGTVRVDRYFVVDDVGTVMNPIGLKGQIHGGVAQGIGQILSEQVVWDRESGQLLTASFLDYAMPRADTVPSMEIKSNPVPTQYNPLGAKGAGEAGTVGAMPVVMNAIVDALAPLGVTDVAMPATPENVWRAIRAAGR
- a CDS encoding alcohol dehydrogenase catalytic domain-containing protein; its protein translation is MKSYKVVEFGQPLQKVEEPTPRPQGGEVLVRITAAGVCHSDVHLWEGFFDMGGGNKYSTAKTMNPPRIMGHEIVGVVEALGPNAKDAKVGDKAVVYPWIGCGKCWYCDNGTENLCPSPRALGVNNDGGYADHVLVPHAKYLYPYGNLPEELACLYACSGITAFGAVKKAVGQDAGKPILVIGAGGVGLMGVRFAKAVLGREPIVADIDENKRKLALENGASAVVDPREKEARKQVMELTGGAGVGAAIDFVGAEASAQFGWRALGRGGRLIVVGLFGGTFATPLPMFPFTGNAVMGSVTGTPAEMKEMMDLVTAGKAAPVPIVRRKLDEADATLQELRKGLIMGRAVLVP
- a CDS encoding class I SAM-dependent methyltransferase, yielding MSQAGHALLHAFETGALAQRRAFFLRAEPLPLQDIDCEQSFRPDFLKLRRAVPRLESGAYEQGLVLLTRHKEESFANIARGWALLAPGGRLICAGANADGAATLEKNVGKAFGLAGSLPKFHGRVFWFDKGERAPPDHWRKLATLQPAGDGSFVSQPGIFSWDRIDDGSALLAKHLPDDLAGHVADFGCGWGYLARAVLAGAPAIARIDLIDAEHRALEAARANVADPRASFHWLDLASEPAPATYDAIVCNPPFHAGRAAEPQLGQRVIEAAGRALKPGGRLYLVANRGLPYEPTLKRHFASFETLADNNKFRVSLAIR
- a CDS encoding TlyA family RNA methyltransferase, with product MAKAKTRLDVALVERGLAETRAAAQRLVMAGLVFAGTERLDKPGRNVADDVALEVRGQPHPYVSRGGLKLAKALDHFGIAVDGRVALDVGASTGGFTDCLLQRGAAKVHAIDVGTNQLAWKLRSDPRVVSMEKTNIRDVTRAEVPEPVDIVVCDASFIGLRTALPAALALAAPGAHLVALIKPQFEVGKGRVGKGGIVREPELHQEVCDTIAAWLAAQPGWRVLGVTDSPIEGADGNREFLIAAQFTG
- a CDS encoding SDR family oxidoreductase; the protein is MSMKLLEGERALITGCSGGIGRGIASALKAEGATVLGSDINAPPAEDGIDFLPSDLSRRDGWKKLLDGAVARLGTISLFVHSASPRRLEVDTPLAVSEETWDAMVDVNLRSGFFLGREIGRHMRDNKIKGRMLLITSQHRSTARNLPHYSASKSGMTMVMKELARVLAPDGIRVNAIAPGAIPGGGFVADDLDALVAQIPLGRAGTPDDIAQAAVAVLSERFGRYVVGTTVEVDGGIGLLSWIPAKA
- a CDS encoding peroxiredoxin, with protein sequence MTLRINSTAPDFKADTTQGPIEFHKWIGDGWAILFSHPKDFTPVCTTELGYMAGLKPKFDAMNTKIIGLSVDPVGNHEKWSKDIEETQGHKVTYPMIGDPELKVATLYDMLPEGAGTTSEGRTAADNATVRSVFIVGPDKKIKAMLTYPMSTGRNFDEVLRLLESCQLTARHQVATPVNWKHGEDVIIVPTVNDEAAKAKYPNGWKAPKPYLRIVPMPK
- a CDS encoding 2'-5' RNA ligase family protein, which encodes MRDMVTGSGDTTPSLAFTPSHRSPPPLTTARLRRFHGGMSRPRSVPTDRLFFAVLPDPDTAARIAELARRLRTRHGLTGAPILPEHLHVTLLHVGDGIGLPPGLVATAIERTEAVAMPRFRAEFDRVMSFKGGPLVLAGDDSVIGLEILHQRLSDAFDARPRQARRFKPHLTLLRDRQRLAETAIEPIGWTASELVLVHSMLGLATHRHLARFPLH